The following proteins are encoded in a genomic region of Tigriopus californicus strain San Diego chromosome 6, Tcal_SD_v2.1, whole genome shotgun sequence:
- the LOC131881769 gene encoding glyoxal reductase-like isoform X1, which yields MTTTNPNVQLCISPKITSLKSTYILPIPMSATPNRTQRMIRLRNGLSMPSIGLGTYRITKYDQIFTAIQSALESKYKLIDTASVYRNEAHIAKALDELNADRKSLFITSKLAPKDHGTEKAKAAVEKSLSELKTDYLDLYLIHWPGIQNCDPKSERNKDLRLETWKVLEQYHNQGILKAIGVSNYEIPHLKELLAECQVLPMVNQIEVHPHFQQRDLVQFCQDHEIHVTAYSSLGRTVEVSPLLTDPTVIDIANECSKSEAQVLLKWALTKGFSVLPKSTNPNHIRDNCLLDFDLSVKDVDRLNEIEVNTKYAWNPSVVA from the exons atgacaaCAACAAATCCTAATGTTCAATTGTGCATATCTCCAAAGATTACGAGCTTAAAATCGACTTACATTCTCCCCATCCCAATGTCAGCCACGCCCAACAGAACAC AGAGAATGATTAGGCTGAGAAATGGCTTGAGCATGCCCTCcattggacttggaacctACCGCATCACTAAATACGACCAAATCTTCACCGCCATCCAATCTGCCCTAGAGTCCAAGTATAAACTTATCGACACCGCTTCCGTGTACAGAAACGAGGCCCACATCGCCAAGGCCCTCGATGAATTGAACGCCGATCGAAAGTCTCTCTTCATCACCTCCAAATTAGCTCCCAAGGATCATGGAACAGAGAAGGCCAAAGCAGCCGTTGAAAAGAGCCTCTCGGAATTGAAGACCGACTACCTGGACCTCTATCTGATTCACTGGCCCGGTATTCAAAATTGCGATCCCAAAAGTGAACGGAACAAGGACCTTCGTCTTGAGACGTGGAAAGTGTTGGAACAATATCACAATCAAGGAATTCTCAAGGCCATTGGTGTTTCCAATTACGAGATCCCACATCTCAAAGAGCTCCTGGCCGAGTGCCAAGTGCTGCCAATGGTAAACCAGATCGAGGTGCATCCTCATTTTCAGCAACGCGATCTAGTCCAATTCTGCCAAGATCACGAGATCCACGTGACAGCCTACAGCTCTTTGGGACGAACGGTGGAAGTGAGCCCTCTCTTAACGGACCCCACTGTGATTGATATCGCCAATGAGTGCTCCAAATCGGAGGCACAAGTTCTGCTCAAATGGGCCCTAACGAAAGGCTTTAGTGTTCTTCCCAAGAGTACCAACCCCAACCACATCAGGGACAATTGCCTACTGGACTTTGATTTGTCGGTCAAAGATGTGGATCGACTCAATGAGATTGAAGTGAATACTAAATACGCTTGGAATCCAAGCGTAGTGGCTTAA
- the LOC131881772 gene encoding uncharacterized protein LOC131881772 isoform X2 codes for MFLHSTSTSYFLLQMVAILGATLNSISAQPFSEHDQGIHHLIELLNQRLESQPPVLPIESHFEGPGTSGAADSWWWSTLGGKPEGVKKAGTGGASTLRIMKKSQALPPMNYPTSSLSSYPNYESIRIMKKNNNNHYNPRVSRDGKTISRPYYDSLRVMKREPTLISSLDVPESLRIMKKDNGPYGNLHDSLRIMKKNVETMENMYDESPARLSNFRGQTFFNRPEVRSGSWNTDLRIL; via the exons ATGTTCCTCCACTCAACATCCACCAGctattttttgctccaaatggTCGCGATTCTGGGGGCCACACTCAACTCGATCTCTGCCCAACCATTTTCGGAACACGACCAG GGAATCCACCATCTCATCGAGCTTCTCAATCAGCGCCTAGAGAGCCAACCTCCAGTGTTGCCAATTGAGTCTCACTTCGAAGGCCCAGGCACGTCGGGTGCTGCGGACTCGTGGTGGTGGTCCACCCTCGGGGGCAAGCCTGAAGGGGTCAAGAAGGCTGGGACGGGGGGCGCCTCGACCCTTCGGATCATGAAGAAAAGCCAGGCATTGCCACCCATGAACTACCCAACATCATCCTTGTCATCCTATCCAAACTACGAATCCATTCGGatcatgaagaagaacaacaataaCCACTACAACCCAAGG GTTTCTCGAGACGGTAAAACCATATCCAGACCTTACTATGATAGTCTTCGAGTCATGAAACGCGAACCCACTTTG ATATCCTCTTTGGACGTGCCCGAATCACTTCGAATCATGAAGAAGGAT AATGGCCCTTATGGAAACTTGCACGACAGCCTTCGGATCATGAAGAAGAATGTGGAAACCATGGAGAACATGTACGATGAATCCCCGGCCCGATTGAGCAACTTTCGCGGCCAGACCTTCTTCAATCGTCCCGAGGTCCGATCCGGAAGTTGGAACACCGACTTGAGGATCCTCTAA
- the LOC131881769 gene encoding uncharacterized protein LOC131881769 isoform X3, whose protein sequence is MTTTNPNVQLCISPKITSLKSTYILPIPMSATPNRTRYHCFECKKVFISRDSYGKHSKNPRSHNYNHCNHPSHDHQPISHYFDSLQEAKAWVEAQELDKYYTVATSRKELTLYQCRLNRAKYKPKAEKGASQKCSTQIPHVPCTAKFRVHKLLTCTCPNDDSNFCTQSREMFRLQGCIRHSHEIEPHHFRIARKTKATLISLLQSGVPKNTIIRQHCSDPASDKLITSIDLRNLERKHVNKELLPYTKEVRDRRHRALEIISHWKMALEKDAPLEDMCLMIETVEQFHNETSDAARALICPNIKKSRKRPLPTSLQ, encoded by the exons atgacaaCAACAAATCCTAATGTTCAATTGTGCATATCTCCAAAGATTACGAGCTTAAAATCGACTTACATTCTCCCCATCCCAATGTCAGCCACGCCCAACAGAACAC GTTACCATTGCTTCGAGTGCAAGAAAGTGTTTATTTCCCGCGATAGCTACGGGAAACACTCCAAGAATCCTAGAAGCCACAATTACAACCATTGCAACCATCCCAGCCATGATCATCAACCGATCAGTCACTACTTCGACTCCCTCCAAGAAGCCAAGGCATGGGTTGAAGCCCAGGAACTCGACAAGTACTACACCGTGGCCACTTCCAGGAAGGAACTTACCTTATACCAATGCCGGCTCAACCGTGCCAAATATAAACCCAAAGCCGAGAAAGGAGCCAGCCAGAAGTGCTCAACGCAAATTCCTCATGTACCCTGTACGGCCAAGTTCCGAGTTCACAAGCTTCTCACCTGCACTTGTCCCAATGACGACAGCAATTTCTGCACCCAATCCAGGGAGATGTTCCGACTGCAAGGCTGTATCCGACATTCCCATGAGATCGAACCGCATCATTTTCGCATTGCTCGCAAAACCAAGGCCACGCTCATCAGTCTCCTTCAGTCCGGCGTGCCCAAGAACACGATCATTCGACAGCATTGCTCGGATCCGGCATCGGACAAGCTGATCACGTCAATCGACCTTCGGAACCTGGAGCGAAAGCATGTCAACAAAGAGCTCCTGCCGTACACCAAAGAGGTCAGAGATCGCAGACATCGAGCTCTTGAGATCATTTCCCATTGGAAGATGGCTCTGGAGAAGGACGCTCCTCTTGAGGACATGTGCTTGATGATCGAGACGGTTGAGCAGTTCCACAATGAAACATCGGATGCAGCCAGGGCATTGATCTGTCCCAATATCAAGAAATCCAGAAAACGACCCTTGCCCACGTCTCTGCAATGA
- the LOC131881767 gene encoding tRNA-specific adenosine deaminase 1-like has product MGEMAEVKNDAVEFFEKKLGKNGKPRKGQEWTVFCAIILEAVNGSKRVVAAGTGSKCLGSTEISMNGELLHDSHAEVTCKRAFHRFILDQVRNITEGSILEEHRDLLAVKPGFKFHFFSSHPPCGDGSIAVKDQANSEPDSKRLKLDVHRTGAKCLKGDAEDGLGLGLNYHTALGAIRTKPGRGDPTSSLSCSDKLVKWNFLGWQGSLLAAILSGPIRMTSLTFCADPCFEPSIRRALQTRFGAELPQPDLCIQIVPSEFPCQKEDGLVPSPCSIIACVIKREVQIEISVDGRKQGCIKKYLHTSRARNKICRLSYSQEFVEVIRGLRKPPQDIQEVLHNKEITYQELKAISKWHTRLKGEFMNNLLNWPRGSCVKNEFKILSESSL; this is encoded by the coding sequence ATGGGAGAAATGGCCgaagtgaaaaatgatgcagTGGAGTTCTTCGAAAAGAAACTCGGTAAAAATGGGAAACCTCGCAAAGGTCAAGAATGGACAGTATTTTGCGCAATTATCTTGGAGGCTGTGAATGGTTCCAAGAGAGTGGTGGCTGCCGGAACAGGCTCCAAATGTCTCGGCAGTACTGAAATCAGCATGAATGGAGAGCTCCTTCATGATAGCCACGCCGAGGTCACTTGTAAGCGAGCCTTCCACAGATTTATTTTGGATCAAGTCAGGAATATCACTGAAGGCTCAATCTTGGAAGAGCACAGAGATCTATTAGCTGTGAAACCCGGGTTCAAGTTCCATTTCTTCTCCAGTCATCCTCCATGTGGAGATGGATCCATCGCCGTGAAGGATCAGGCTAACTCTGAACCAGATTCCAAGCGTCTCAAATTAGATGTTCACAGAACTGGAGCCAAGTGTCTCAAGGGAGATGCCGAAGATGGATTGGGTCTCGGATTGAACTATCACACCGCCTTGGGCGCTATTCGAACCAAACCAGGACGAGGCGATCCCACCTCATCCCTCTCATGTAGTGATAAGCTAGTCAAGTGGAACTTTCTCGGCTGGCAGGGATCTCTCTTAGCAGCAATCCTAAGTGGTCCCATTCGCATGACTTCACTCACTTTTTGTGCGGATCCCTGCTTTGAACCCTCCATTAGACGTGCTTTACAAACCAGATTTGGTGCCGAACTTCCTCAACCTGATTTGTGCATACAAATTGTCCCGTCAGAGTTCCCCTGTCAAAAGGAAGATGGTTTGGTGCCAAGTCCTTGCAGCATCATAGCTTGCGTGATAAAGCGGGAAGTTCAAATAGAAATCTCCGTGGATGGCCGGAAGCAAGGGTGTATTAAGAAGTATCTGCACACGTCAAGAGCGAGAAACAAAATATGTCGGCTTTCGTATTCCCAGGAGTTCGTAGAAGTGATAAGAGGCCTTCGGAAGCCACCCCAGGACATTCAGGAAGTGTTGCACAACAAGGAGATCACATACCAAgaattgaaagccatttccaaATGGCACACGCGTCTTAAAGGCGAGTTCATGAATAACCTCCTTAATTGGCCTCGTGGAAGTTGTGTCAAGAATGAATTCAAGATCCTGTCCGAAAGCAGCCTTTAA
- the LOC131881769 gene encoding glyoxal reductase-like isoform X4 gives MIRLRNGLSMPSIGLGTYRITKYDQIFTAIQSALESKYKLIDTASVYRNEAHIAKALDELNADRKSLFITSKLAPKDHGTEKAKAAVEKSLSELKTDYLDLYLIHWPGIQNCDPKSERNKDLRLETWKVLEQYHNQGILKAIGVSNYEIPHLKELLAECQVLPMVNQIEVHPHFQQRDLVQFCQDHEIHVTAYSSLGRTVEVSPLLTDPTVIDIANECSKSEAQVLLKWALTKGFSVLPKSTNPNHIRDNCLLDFDLSVKDVDRLNEIEVNTKYAWNPSVVA, from the coding sequence ATGATTAGGCTGAGAAATGGCTTGAGCATGCCCTCcattggacttggaacctACCGCATCACTAAATACGACCAAATCTTCACCGCCATCCAATCTGCCCTAGAGTCCAAGTATAAACTTATCGACACCGCTTCCGTGTACAGAAACGAGGCCCACATCGCCAAGGCCCTCGATGAATTGAACGCCGATCGAAAGTCTCTCTTCATCACCTCCAAATTAGCTCCCAAGGATCATGGAACAGAGAAGGCCAAAGCAGCCGTTGAAAAGAGCCTCTCGGAATTGAAGACCGACTACCTGGACCTCTATCTGATTCACTGGCCCGGTATTCAAAATTGCGATCCCAAAAGTGAACGGAACAAGGACCTTCGTCTTGAGACGTGGAAAGTGTTGGAACAATATCACAATCAAGGAATTCTCAAGGCCATTGGTGTTTCCAATTACGAGATCCCACATCTCAAAGAGCTCCTGGCCGAGTGCCAAGTGCTGCCAATGGTAAACCAGATCGAGGTGCATCCTCATTTTCAGCAACGCGATCTAGTCCAATTCTGCCAAGATCACGAGATCCACGTGACAGCCTACAGCTCTTTGGGACGAACGGTGGAAGTGAGCCCTCTCTTAACGGACCCCACTGTGATTGATATCGCCAATGAGTGCTCCAAATCGGAGGCACAAGTTCTGCTCAAATGGGCCCTAACGAAAGGCTTTAGTGTTCTTCCCAAGAGTACCAACCCCAACCACATCAGGGACAATTGCCTACTGGACTTTGATTTGTCGGTCAAAGATGTGGATCGACTCAATGAGATTGAAGTGAATACTAAATACGCTTGGAATCCAAGCGTAGTGGCTTAA
- the LOC131881772 gene encoding uncharacterized protein LOC131881772 isoform X1, which translates to MFLHSTSTSYFLLQMVAILGATLNSISAQPFSEHDQQGIHHLIELLNQRLESQPPVLPIESHFEGPGTSGAADSWWWSTLGGKPEGVKKAGTGGASTLRIMKKSQALPPMNYPTSSLSSYPNYESIRIMKKNNNNHYNPRVSRDGKTISRPYYDSLRVMKREPTLISSLDVPESLRIMKKDNGPYGNLHDSLRIMKKNVETMENMYDESPARLSNFRGQTFFNRPEVRSGSWNTDLRIL; encoded by the exons ATGTTCCTCCACTCAACATCCACCAGctattttttgctccaaatggTCGCGATTCTGGGGGCCACACTCAACTCGATCTCTGCCCAACCATTTTCGGAACACGACCAG CAGGGAATCCACCATCTCATCGAGCTTCTCAATCAGCGCCTAGAGAGCCAACCTCCAGTGTTGCCAATTGAGTCTCACTTCGAAGGCCCAGGCACGTCGGGTGCTGCGGACTCGTGGTGGTGGTCCACCCTCGGGGGCAAGCCTGAAGGGGTCAAGAAGGCTGGGACGGGGGGCGCCTCGACCCTTCGGATCATGAAGAAAAGCCAGGCATTGCCACCCATGAACTACCCAACATCATCCTTGTCATCCTATCCAAACTACGAATCCATTCGGatcatgaagaagaacaacaataaCCACTACAACCCAAGG GTTTCTCGAGACGGTAAAACCATATCCAGACCTTACTATGATAGTCTTCGAGTCATGAAACGCGAACCCACTTTG ATATCCTCTTTGGACGTGCCCGAATCACTTCGAATCATGAAGAAGGAT AATGGCCCTTATGGAAACTTGCACGACAGCCTTCGGATCATGAAGAAGAATGTGGAAACCATGGAGAACATGTACGATGAATCCCCGGCCCGATTGAGCAACTTTCGCGGCCAGACCTTCTTCAATCGTCCCGAGGTCCGATCCGGAAGTTGGAACACCGACTTGAGGATCCTCTAA
- the LOC131881763 gene encoding farnesyl pyrophosphate synthase-like: MEKAVLRRWRALSDLGRKWVVIQRQPLSNQAGENPKSFQINYQNLGNANLESRQDNPYIREIIPETVRGNVKNLHGAERGFLSVYPDVVHVISRAGENDELDISAWNTKVVTHNLSPTVLGRRFGLLVPITYKQLNPNASRESMTQAHILGWGVEMIRGSNTLIKSLIDPPGPKDTPTWSEKHGLGNMAFNDALFLQNGIHVLLKHFFKDDPRYHHFLDAFLIALRATTKGRLISFDDHPSQKPGLAGYSINAYKALVRNNVSAISYCLPISLAFHKFGIHDPQVHKQIRMIFNEVGYFAQINRDYANCYLDPSGADIKNKKLTWLVVMAKQLARDARHRQILEKCYGSDNPEDVEQVLAIYRDLKMKKMVRGFLEQEKQDILQMIQQISKVDKAGLSPEFIFKLIDSMNVNHIA, translated from the exons ATGGAGAAGGCCGTGTTGAGGAGATGGCGAGCATTGAGTGACTTGGGCCGGAAATGGGTGGTAATCCAAAGGCAGCCTTTATCCAATCAGGCGGGAGAAAATCCCAAGAGCTTTCAGATCAATTACCAGAATCTGGGCAACGCTAATTTGGAATCCCGCCAAGACAACCCTTATATTCGGGAAATTATCCCCGAAACGGTTCGGGGAAATGTGAAGAACCTCCACGGAGCTGAGCGGGGATTTCTGTCCGTGTATCCGGATGTGGTGCACGTGATTAGTCGCGCAGGGGAAAATGACGAGCTCGACATTTCGGCATGGAACAcaaag gtTGTCACACACAATCTGTCTCCGACCGTTTTGGGCCGAAGGTTTGGCCTGCTGGTGCCCATTACGTACAAACAACTGAATCCCAATGCTTCCCGGGAATCAATGACGCAAGCCCACATCCTGGGTTGGGGAGTGGAGATGATCCGAGGGTCCAATACACTCATCAAGAGCCTGATTGATCCCCCGGGCCCCAAGGACACGCCCACTTGGTCAGAGAAGCACGGCTTGGGCAACATGGCCTTCAATGACGCCCTTTTCTTGCAAAACGGCATCCACGTCCTCCTCAAGCACTTCTTCAAGGACGATCCGCGATACCATCATTTCTTGGACGCCTTTCTCATAGCCCTTCGAGCGACCACCAAAGGTCGTCTGATCTCGTTCGACGATCACCCGTCGCAAAAGCCCGGTTTAGCAGGATACAGTATCAACGCTTACAAGGCCTTGGTCCGGAACAACGTCTCGGCCATTAGCTATTGCCTGCCGATCAGTCTGGCCTTCCATAAGTTCGGCATTCACGACCCGCAAGTGCACAAGCAGATCCGCATGATCTTCAACGAGGTCGGCTACTTTGCTCAAATCAATCGCGACTACGCCAATTGCTACTTGGATCCCTCTGGAGCCgatatcaagaacaaaaagctGACCTGGCTGGTGgtcatggccaagcaattggCCAGGGATGCTCGTCATCGACAGATCCTGGAGAAGTGCTATGGAAGCGACAATCCAGAGGACGTGGAGCAAGTGCTTGCCATCTATCGAGATCtcaagatgaagaaaatggtGCGCGGGTTCCTGGAGCAGGAGAAGCAGGACATCCTGCAAATGATTCAACAAATCTCCAAAGTGGACAAAGCTGGATTATCCCCCGAGTTCATCTTCAAGTTGATCGATAGCATGAATGTCAATCATATCGCATAA
- the LOC131881759 gene encoding ATP-binding cassette sub-family F member 3-like encodes MEAKSQACAQLIRQHFPVIDADLFQYIQDVIQMSGDDFEHDEDVFEAVGGFLHECDMAKSEQDIKSLCEGIFGLLHGEDGNQSNGKSGQRVLDAPVQMKDIGGSETNGQEEPTGSIWIQKIEDNLSVDKKKLEKAEQMLLKKMDRKDKVEKPAANRYKSHEATASQVISKKDAKAEASNLQTKDIRIENFDISFGDHVLLRGAHLVLSFGRRYGMVGRNGMGKSTLLRMISSGQLVIPSHISILHVEQEVTGDDTIALQSVLESLEKRESLLREEKEINQTINDGGDPALSSRLTEIYAELEAMESDKAPSKASVILAGLGFTSEMQARPTKTFSGGWRMRLALARALFCKPDLLLLDEPTNMLDMQAIIWLERYLQTWSTTLLVVSHDRNFLDEVPTDMLHLHSQRIDNYRGNYTEFNNTMTERLKSQQREYEAQMDYRKHVQEFIDKFRFNAKRASLVQSRIKQLERLPELKPIEKETDVVLKFPDVEKLSPPILMLSTVTFAYDKNRTIFSNVDLSATMESRICIVGENGAGKTTLLKILMDQLSPTSGDRTSHRNLKFGYFSQHHVDQLDMSICSVELMQKEFPGFKVEEYRRMLGSFGVTGEMALQQISSLSGGQKSRVAFAILCAHKPNFLILDEPTNHLDIQTIEALGNGLLKYKGGVILVSHDERLIRMVCQELWVCSKGRVYSLDGGFDEYRAIIEKELVLA; translated from the exons ATGGAGGCCAAAAGTCAGGCCTGCGCCCAACTGATCCGGCAACACTTCCCCGTCATCGATGCCGACCTCTTCCAATACATCCAAG ATGTGATCCAAATGTCCGGCGATGATTTCGAGCACGATGAGGACGTGTTTGAGGCCGTGGGCGGCTTTCTTCACGAATGTGATATGGCCAAATCCGAGCAGGACATCAA GTCCCTTTGTGAAGGCATTTTTGGCCTACTCCACGGTGAAGATGGCAACCAATCCAACGGAAAATCCGGTCAGCGGGTCTTGGACGCGCCCGTTCAAATGAAAGATATTGGCGGGAGCGAGACCAATGGCCAAGAAGAGCCCACGGGCAGTATTTGGATCCAAAAGATTGAGGACAACTTG AGTGTGGACAAGAAGAAATTGGAGAAAGCCGAGCAGATGTTACTTAAGAAAATGGATCGCAAAGACAAGGTGGAAAAACCGGCAGCCAATCGCTATAAGAGCCATGAAGCCACGGCGTCGCAAGTGATCAGTAAAAAAGACGCTAAAGCCGAGGCTTCGAATCTCCAGACCAAGGACATACGGATTGAAAATTTCGACATCTCCTTTGGGGATCACGTGCTCTTGCGAGGTGCTCATCTGGTCCTCTCTTTTGGTCGACGTTATGGCATGGTGGGCCGCAATGGCATGGGAAAATCTACCCTGTTGAGAATGATCTCTAG TGGTCAATTGGTCATTCCCTCACACATATCCATCCTGCATGTAGAGCAAGAAGTTACCGGCGACGACACCATAGCTCTGCAATCTGTTCTGGAGAGTTTAGAGAAGCGCGAATCTTTGCTAcgggaggagaaggagattAACCAGACCATCAACGACGG AGGCGATCCTGCCCTGTCATCCCGCTTGACGGAAATCTACGCCGAACTTGAAGCCATGGAGTCAGACAAGGCCCCCTCCAAAGCATCGGTGATCCTGGCGGGTCTGGGATTCACCTCCGAGATGCAGGCTCGTCCCACCAAGACCTTTTCTGGCGGTTGGAGAATGCGTTTGGCCTTAGCGCGAGCTCTTTTTTGCAAGCCTGACCTCTTACTCTTGGACGAACCGACAAACATGTTGGATATGCAG GCCATCATCTGGTTGGAACGATATCTCCAAACTTGGAGTACCACCTTGTTGGTGGTATCTCACGACCGGAATTTCTTGGACGAGGTCCCCACGGACATGCTCCATCTCCATTCCCAAAGAATCGACAACTACAG AGGTAACTACACGGAATTCAACAACACCATGACTGAGCGACTCAAGTCTCAACAACGCGAATACGAGGCCCAAATGGATTACCGGAAACACGTCCAAGAGTTCATTGACAAGTTCCGATTCAATGCCAAACGCGCGTCTTTGGTTCAATCCCGAATCAAACAACTTGAGAGGCT GCCTGAATTGAAACCCATTGAAAAGGAGACGGATGTGGTGCTGAAGTTCCCCGATGTGGAGAAGTTGTCCCCGCCCATACTCATGTTGAGTACCGTCACATTTGCTTATGACAAGAATCGGACCATCTTTTCCAACGTGGACCTGTCGGCCACCATGGAATCCAGGATATGTATC GTGGGAGAAAATGGGGCGGGTAAAACCACCCTGCTGAAGATCCTCATGGACCAGCTGTCCCCGACTTCAGGCGATCGGACGTCGCATCGGAACCTCAAATTCGGCTACTTCTCCCAACACCACGTGGACCAATTGGACATGAGCATATGCTCCGTGGAACTCATGCAAAAAGAGTTCCCCGGCTTCAAAGTCGAGGAATACAGACGCATGCTCGGCAGTTTCGGTGTCACCGGAGAAATGGCCTTGCAACAG ATTTCGAGTTTGTCCGGAGGTCAGAAATCGCGAGTAGCATTTGCTATTTTGTGCGCGCACAAGCCCAACTTCCTGATTCTGGACGAGCCCACTAATCACTTGGACATCCAGACCATCGAGGCCCTAGGCAATGGACTTCTCAAGTATAAG GGCGGAGTTATTTTGGTCAGCCACGACGAGCGTCTGATCCGAATGGTGTGCCAAGAGCTCTGGGTGTGTTCCAAAGGGCGTGTCTACTCGCTGGATGG
- the LOC131881769 gene encoding uncharacterized protein LOC131881769 isoform X2 produces MTTTNPNVQLCISPKITSLKSTYILPIPMSATPNRTRFHCSECKKVFNSSEGLRKHCKDPERHNDDVCKESGHDHQLIQEAFASMDEAREWVRTQELDKYYTVYRSSKTSAEYQCRLNRAKKNSNHEVKTRHTLPRVPHVPCAAKFLIIRLVLCKCTDSQSKVCTQSSEVFRVRGCIRHSHEIKTHHFRMACKTKATLISLLQSGVPKKTILRQHCSGPASDKVITAMDLRNLERMYVNKDLLTFPKELRDRRQRAIEIVAQWKDALEKDASVEHMNSMVEVIEKFHNETPDDIRKSVCPTIKKTRKQPSTVSRQQVAE; encoded by the exons atgacaaCAACAAATCCTAATGTTCAATTGTGCATATCTCCAAAGATTACGAGCTTAAAATCGACTTACATTCTCCCCATCCCAATGTCAGCCACGCCCAACAGAACAC GTTTTCACTGCTCCGAATGCAAGAAAGTATTCAATTCATCCGAGGGCCTCAGAAAACACTGCAAAGATCCTGAAAGGCATAATGATGACGTCTGCAAGGAGTCCGGCCATGACCATCAATTGATCCAAGAAGCGTTTGCCTCAATGGATGAAGCCAGGGAgtgggttcgaacccaggaGCTTGACAAGTATTACACGGTGTATCGCTCCAGTAAGACCTCGGCCGAATACCAATGTCGCCTGAATCGTGCCAAAAAGAACTCGAATCACGAAGTGAAAACCCGACACACGTTGCCCAGAGTTCCTCACGTGCCTTGTGCGGCCAAGTTCCTCATCATCCGGCTTGTTTTATGCAAATGCACCGATAGTCAAAGCAAAGTGTGCACCCAATCTAGCGAGGTGTTCCGAGTGCGTGGCTGCATCCGACATTCCCATGAGATCAAGACGCATCATTTTCGCATGGCTTGCAAAACCAAGGCCACGCTCATCAGTCTCCTTCAGTCGGGCGTGCCCAAGAAAACGATCTTGAGACAGCACTGCTCGGGTCCGGCATCGGACAAGGTCATCACAGCCATGGACCTTCGAAATTTGGAGCGAATGTATGTCAACAAGGATCTCCTGACGTTCCCCAAGGAGCTGAGAGATCGCAGACAACGAGCCATTGAGATCGTTGCCCAATGGAAAGATGCTTTAGAAAAGGACGCCTCTGTCGAACATATGAATTCCATGGTTGAGGTGATTGAAAAGTTTCACAATGAAACACCTGATGATATCCGGAAATCGGTTTGCCCTACCATTAAGAAAACTAGGAAACAGCCATCGACTGTGTCACGTCAACAGGTTGCGGAATAA